One window from the genome of Echinicola vietnamensis DSM 17526 encodes:
- a CDS encoding type B 50S ribosomal protein L31: protein MKKDIHPNYREVVFYDTSSEYKFLTKSTIETDETITWEDGNEYPLYKVEVSSNSHPFYTGKKMLLDTAGRVEKFNRRYKKK, encoded by the coding sequence ATGAAAAAAGACATTCATCCAAACTACAGAGAGGTTGTTTTCTATGACACTTCCAGTGAATATAAGTTCTTGACCAAGTCTACGATCGAAACTGACGAGACCATCACTTGGGAAGATGGAAACGAATATCCTCTTTATAAGGTGGAAGTGAGCTCTAACTCCCACCCTTTCTACACCGGTAAGAAAATGCTTCTTGATACCGCCGGTCGTGTGGAGAAATTCAACAGAAGATACAAAAAGAAATAA
- a CDS encoding YifB family Mg chelatase-like AAA ATPase: MVAKTYGSTVSGVDAILITIEVNVGQGTSFYMVGLPDSAVKESQQRVESALKYFGYRMPRQKVVINLAPADIRKEGSAYDLPIAMGILKASEQVVFAELEDYVIMGELSLDGQLRPIKGVLPIAIEARKKGFKGLILPQPNAAEASIVNNLDVIGVENLEQAIGFLEGDIEIAPLVTDTRDIFYNSLEDYEFDFADVQGQDNIKRAMEIAATGGHNVIMVGPPGAGKTMLAKRLPSILPPLTLQEALETTKIHSVAGRLGSEASLIAQRPFRSPHHTISDVALVGGGGNPQPGEISLAHNGVLFLDELPEFKRTVLEVMRQPLEERRVSISRAKVSVDYPANFMLIASMNPCPCGYYNHPEKECVCGPGVVQRYLNKVSGPLLDRIDLHVEVTPVKFDEMTSTRKAEKSNVIRERVVRGRDRQVDRFKDHKEIYCNAMMPSHMVKEICEINEAGKNLLKTAMERLGLSARAYDRILKVARTIADLSDAENIKVEHLAEAIQYRSLDREGWAG; this comes from the coding sequence ATGGTAGCAAAGACGTATGGTAGTACAGTTTCTGGAGTAGACGCCATCCTGATCACGATAGAGGTAAACGTCGGACAGGGAACCAGTTTTTACATGGTGGGCCTACCGGACAGTGCCGTAAAGGAAAGTCAACAGCGGGTAGAGTCAGCACTAAAATATTTTGGATACCGGATGCCCCGCCAAAAGGTGGTCATTAACCTTGCCCCAGCAGATATTCGAAAAGAGGGATCGGCCTACGACCTGCCCATTGCCATGGGGATCCTGAAGGCCTCTGAGCAAGTGGTATTTGCGGAGCTTGAGGATTATGTCATCATGGGAGAGCTATCCTTGGACGGGCAGTTACGCCCAATAAAAGGCGTACTCCCCATCGCTATAGAAGCGCGAAAAAAGGGTTTTAAAGGGCTCATTTTACCCCAACCGAATGCTGCAGAAGCTTCTATTGTCAATAACCTGGATGTAATTGGAGTAGAAAACCTCGAGCAAGCCATTGGCTTTTTAGAGGGGGATATAGAAATCGCCCCACTGGTCACGGACACCCGCGACATTTTTTATAATAGCCTGGAAGATTATGAATTCGATTTTGCTGATGTCCAAGGCCAAGATAACATCAAACGGGCCATGGAAATCGCAGCTACTGGCGGTCATAACGTCATCATGGTCGGTCCTCCTGGTGCAGGAAAAACCATGCTTGCCAAACGGCTGCCCTCCATTCTTCCTCCACTGACCCTTCAGGAAGCCCTGGAGACCACCAAGATCCACTCCGTGGCCGGAAGGTTGGGAAGCGAAGCTTCTTTGATCGCCCAGCGACCTTTTCGATCTCCCCACCATACCATCAGTGATGTGGCCCTGGTCGGTGGCGGCGGCAATCCCCAGCCCGGAGAAATCTCCCTTGCACATAATGGCGTCCTCTTCTTGGATGAATTGCCCGAATTTAAACGGACGGTGCTTGAAGTCATGCGCCAACCGCTAGAAGAAAGAAGGGTCTCCATTAGCCGGGCCAAAGTATCCGTGGATTACCCGGCCAATTTCATGCTGATCGCCAGCATGAATCCCTGCCCATGCGGCTATTACAACCACCCCGAGAAAGAATGTGTCTGCGGCCCGGGCGTGGTGCAGCGGTATTTGAACAAAGTAAGCGGTCCCTTACTTGACCGAATCGACCTTCATGTCGAAGTCACTCCCGTCAAATTCGATGAAATGACGTCCACCCGAAAAGCGGAAAAAAGTAATGTGATCCGCGAACGAGTAGTCAGGGGAAGGGACCGGCAGGTGGATCGTTTTAAAGACCATAAAGAAATCTACTGCAACGCCATGATGCCCTCGCACATGGTCAAGGAAATTTGCGAAATCAATGAAGCGGGCAAGAACCTCTTGAAAACCGCCATGGAAAGACTAGGGCTCTCTGCCAGGGCCTACGATCGAATCCTAAAAGTGGCCAGGACAATTGCGGATTTGTCCGATGCCGAAAATATAAAAGTCGAACATTTGGCCGAGGCCATTCAGTACCGTAGCCTTGACAGAGAAGGCTGGGCGGGATGA
- a CDS encoding ABC transporter ATP-binding protein yields MKTYLRILAYARPYRRYFPLYVVYALLAIIFGLLNFTLLKPLFDVIFEQVDPDALQRYAEQPDFSFTIDYFMHLFNYYFMQVAEIYGKFGTLVYVCIIIVVSVFLSNLFTYLSGVLLAKVKADVIKKMRMHIFDQVSRMHIGYFTNERKGDLMSRITNDVQEVENSVVQSLRVVFKEPVTIVLYFGALFFMSVKLTLFTILIIPISGAIIGGITKRLKKKAVQSQESLGRIVNILDETIGGMRVVKAFSATGYVYDKFDKETDEYSKINVSMAKRNELASPISQFLGVFVVAGILLYGGSLVLNNAADLSASEFLAYIILFTQVLNPAKEISRAMGAVQRGLASADRIFKVVDTAPAIQDPERPKVLQQFDQAITFQHVDFGYDAQHLVLKDIQFTLEKGKTIALVGPSGGGKSTIADLVPRFYDPTSGEVKLDGSDIRTLAIDDLRKLIGIVTQESILFNDTVFNNIAFGLTDASETAVIEAAKIANAHEFIAQLEHGYQTNIGERGSKLSGGQRQRLSIARAVLKNPPILILDEATSALDSESERLVQEALTHLMSNRTTLVIAHRLSTIQHADEILVVQNGEIVERGTHDALISQEGLYKKLSTMQSV; encoded by the coding sequence ATGAAGACTTATTTAAGAATATTGGCTTATGCACGGCCATATAGAAGGTACTTTCCACTTTATGTGGTGTATGCGTTATTAGCCATTATTTTTGGCTTGCTGAACTTCACCTTGCTAAAACCGCTGTTTGACGTCATCTTCGAACAAGTCGATCCTGATGCGCTACAGCGCTACGCCGAGCAGCCCGACTTTTCATTTACCATCGATTACTTCATGCACTTGTTTAATTACTACTTTATGCAAGTAGCAGAAATCTACGGGAAGTTCGGAACCCTTGTCTATGTATGCATCATCATTGTCGTTTCGGTATTTCTGTCCAACCTTTTCACCTATTTGTCAGGCGTACTCTTGGCAAAAGTCAAAGCAGATGTCATCAAAAAAATGCGCATGCATATCTTTGATCAGGTAAGCCGCATGCACATCGGTTATTTCACCAACGAACGCAAGGGAGACCTGATGTCACGGATCACCAATGATGTGCAGGAAGTGGAAAACAGCGTCGTCCAATCCCTCCGCGTGGTCTTTAAAGAACCCGTTACAATTGTCTTATACTTCGGAGCGTTGTTCTTTATGTCGGTAAAGCTCACCTTGTTCACCATCTTGATCATTCCGATTTCTGGCGCCATCATTGGCGGCATTACCAAGAGGCTCAAAAAGAAAGCCGTCCAAAGCCAAGAATCCCTCGGACGCATTGTCAATATTCTGGATGAAACCATCGGGGGCATGCGAGTGGTAAAGGCATTCAGTGCCACTGGATATGTCTACGATAAATTTGACAAAGAAACCGATGAATATTCGAAGATCAACGTTTCCATGGCCAAGAGGAATGAGCTCGCTTCTCCCATTTCTCAGTTTTTGGGGGTCTTTGTGGTCGCGGGCATTTTATTGTACGGCGGAAGTCTGGTCCTGAACAATGCCGCTGATCTCTCGGCCAGTGAGTTTCTGGCCTACATCATATTGTTTACCCAAGTGCTCAATCCCGCCAAGGAAATTTCCCGGGCGATGGGAGCCGTCCAGCGTGGCCTGGCCTCCGCAGACAGGATATTCAAAGTCGTGGATACGGCACCCGCCATCCAGGACCCTGAACGTCCCAAGGTCCTTCAGCAGTTTGACCAAGCGATCACCTTCCAACATGTCGACTTTGGTTATGATGCACAGCACTTGGTCCTAAAAGACATCCAGTTCACCTTGGAAAAAGGAAAAACCATTGCCCTGGTCGGACCTTCCGGGGGCGGTAAATCCACCATTGCTGATTTGGTACCCCGATTTTATGATCCCACGAGCGGTGAAGTGAAACTGGACGGAAGCGACATCCGAACGCTTGCCATAGATGATTTACGCAAACTGATCGGCATCGTTACCCAGGAATCAATCCTGTTTAATGACACGGTATTCAATAATATTGCCTTTGGCCTTACCGATGCTTCAGAGACAGCCGTAATAGAAGCCGCTAAGATTGCCAACGCCCACGAATTTATAGCACAGCTGGAGCACGGCTATCAAACCAACATTGGCGAGCGGGGCAGTAAGCTTTCCGGAGGCCAGCGGCAGCGGCTTAGCATTGCGAGGGCGGTATTGAAAAATCCTCCTATTCTCATATTGGACGAAGCCACCTCCGCCTTGGATTCTGAATCCGAACGGCTCGTCCAGGAAGCCCTCACCCACCTGATGAGCAATAGGACCACCTTGGTCATCGCGCACCGCCTCAGCACCATCCAGCATGCAGATGAAATCCTAGTGGTCCAAAACGGTGAAATCGTCGAAAGGGGCACACATGATGCACTGATAAGTCAAGAAGGATTATACAAGAAACTTTCCACTATGCAATCAGTTTAG